Proteins encoded in a region of the Pseudomonas denitrificans (nom. rej.) genome:
- a CDS encoding transporter, whose translation MNHSIVQNHQDSDLFGLLYGFSFRPGQPGLEIDSPTALQRLQEPRAADEFLWLHLNLAHAACERWMKSHLELPDYFFETLREGSRSTRIEHVDGALLAVVNDVVFDFGSRMSSDVATLWVCARGRLLVTARAQPLRSVDTLRSSVKHGESFNSPLELLIHLLRDQGEILTRIVRETSISVDRIEDQLLSSRLSASRADLGAMRRVLVRLQRLLALEPGSLMRLLNRPPMWLTEDDVRVLREATEEFSLVINDLTALGERIKLLQEEIAAKINEQSNRTLFTLTVVTVLALPINIIAGFFGMNVGGIPFSGDPEGFWILVVLVASFTGLAGRWAFRKRDDY comes from the coding sequence ATGAACCACAGCATCGTCCAGAACCATCAGGATTCCGACCTGTTCGGCCTGCTGTATGGCTTCAGCTTTCGCCCCGGTCAGCCAGGGCTCGAGATCGATTCGCCCACCGCCCTGCAGCGTCTGCAGGAGCCGCGAGCGGCGGACGAGTTCCTCTGGCTGCACCTGAACCTGGCGCACGCGGCCTGCGAGCGCTGGATGAAGTCGCACCTGGAGCTGCCCGACTACTTCTTCGAGACCCTGCGCGAAGGCTCGCGCTCCACCCGCATCGAGCATGTGGACGGTGCGCTGCTGGCGGTGGTCAACGACGTGGTATTCGACTTCGGCAGTCGCATGTCCTCGGATGTCGCCACCCTCTGGGTCTGCGCCCGTGGTCGCCTGCTGGTCACCGCCCGTGCGCAGCCGCTGCGCTCGGTGGACACGCTGCGTTCTTCGGTGAAGCACGGCGAGAGCTTCAACTCGCCACTGGAGTTGCTGATCCACCTGCTGCGCGACCAGGGTGAAATCCTCACCCGCATCGTTCGCGAGACCAGCATCAGCGTGGACCGCATCGAGGACCAGCTGCTGTCCTCGCGCCTCTCCGCCAGCCGCGCCGACCTGGGTGCCATGCGCCGCGTGCTGGTGCGTTTGCAGCGCCTGCTGGCGCTGGAACCGGGCTCGCTAATGCGCCTGCTCAACCGCCCACCGATGTGGCTGACGGAGGACGATGTGCGCGTGCTGCGCGAGGCTACCGAGGAGTTCTCCCTGGTGATCAACGACCTCACCGCGCTGGGCGAACGCATCAAGCTGCTGCAGGAAGAGATCGCCGCGAAGATCAACGAGCAGAGCAACCGCACGCTGTTCACCCTCACCGTGGTCACGGTGCTGGCGCTGCCGATCAACATCATCGCCGGCTTCTTCGGCATGAACGTCGGTGGCATTCCCTTTTCCGGCGACCCGGAAGGTTTCTGGATCCTGGTGGTGCTGGTGGCCAGCTTCACCGGTCTGGCCGGGCGCTGGGCGTTCCGCAAGCGCGACGATTACTGA
- a CDS encoding 4a-hydroxytetrahydrobiopterin dehydratase yields the protein MTALTQAHCEACRADAPKVSDEELAVLIKQIPDWNIEVRDDHMELERVFLFKNFRHALAFTNAVGAIAEEEGHHPDLLTQWGKVTVTWWSHELKGLHRNDFIMAARTDELAATAEGRK from the coding sequence AAGCCCATTGCGAAGCCTGCCGCGCCGACGCCCCGAAGGTGTCCGACGAAGAACTGGCGGTTCTGATCAAGCAGATTCCGGACTGGAACATCGAGGTCCGTGACGATCACATGGAACTGGAGCGGGTCTTCCTGTTCAAGAACTTCAGGCACGCCCTGGCCTTCACCAACGCCGTAGGCGCCATCGCCGAGGAAGAAGGCCACCACCCCGACCTGCTGACCCAGTGGGGCAAGGTCACCGTCACCTGGTGGAGCCACGAGCTGAAGGGCCTGCACCGCAACGACTTCATCATGGCCGCGCGCACCGACGAGCTGGCCGCGACAGCAGAGGGACGCAAATGA